TCCCTAAAGGACGGTAAGCTTATATTTTCAAAAAAAAACTCGGTAGTCCCTCCGAATCACATTCCGGATGGGAGCATACCGAGTTTTTTTAAATATAAGAATTTATAAGTTTCACGTTATATTATCCTTATATTTTTTCTCGCATAAACGCTTACCGTCCGTTAAGGACGCCGAAGGCGTTTTTGCTCGTTATTGTACCTTTTGTGGTTCCGGGTAAGTGACGCCTAGTGTGTCGACGGTTACTTTCTTCATCACCGGTGGCTCTTCCGGACGATCTGAACTGTCTGTTTTCAAACCGACAATAGCTTTAACCACGTCCATGCCTTCGGTAACTTTACCAAAAGCAGCATAGCTTCCATCTAAACTAGGATATGCTGCATCCATAATAAAGAACTGGGAACCGGCAGAATCTGGAGCCTGCGATCTTGCCATGGACAGAACACCCTCCGTATGCAACAGGTTATTAGTAAACCCGTTTCCGGAGAATTCTCCAGCTATACTATACCCTGGGCCACCCATACCTGTACCATCAGGGTCACCGCCCTGAATCATGAAGTCAGGAATTACTCTATGGAATATGGTGCCGTCATAAAATCCTTTTTGAATCAGTGAGATGAAATTGTTCACAGTGTTAGGGGCAACTTCAGGATAAAGCTCGGCTTTGATGATGCCACCGTTATCCATCTCAATGGTCACTATGGGGTGGCTTGCTGTAGCTGAAGGAAGTCCTTCGTTAGCCCCGGAATTTGTCTCAGTGCTTGTGTTATTTCCTGCTGCTCCGCTGCTGCTTCCATTATTACTGCTGGCATTGTTATTGGTAGGCTTATTCCCGCAACCCGCTGCAATAACCATCACCAGGCATAACATGACCATTAGGATAGCAGATCTTGCTCTTGTAAACTTCACTAATCAATCTCTCCTTTTTCTTGAATAATCTCGTAGGTACTTCTCATAATAACCTCTTTGTCCCTTTACATGCAAAGGTCAGTTGTGACTTGTGGGATTGGCACATTCTTAAAAGAGGTTTACAATAATAGGAATGTTTCCGCGAGAACATCAAGAAAGGATGTGTAGATCATGCGCTTTTCATGGAAACGGAACTTAATCGTGCTTTGGGTGGGTGTCTTTTTTTGTAGTACGGCGTATTCGATCTCTATTCCGTTCCTCTCTATTTTTTTGAGTGACGAGCTTGGGGTTACGAATCATTTGGAAATTTGGTCTGGGGTTAGTTTTGGCATAACCTTTCTAGCCAGCGCTTTAATTTCTCCCTACTGGGGTTCCCTCGCCGACAAATACGGTCGGAAGCCGATGCTTATTCGCTCGGGCTTTAGTTTGGCAGCCTTATATCTGATTAATTACTTCGTGCATGATCCTTATGTCTTTCTAATCGTGCGCGTACTGCAAGGGCTGCTCGCTGGATTTGTTCCCGCTGCGATTGCCATGGTGGCCACGAACACTCCTGAAGATAAGACAGGATACGCGCTGAGTATTATGTCTACGGCCGGAGCAACAGGTAGTATCATTGGTCCGTTGATCGGCGGTTTAGTGAGTTTTTACACTAGCAATCGGGTTGCTTTTTTATTCTCAGCAGGTATTGTGCTTGTTTCGGCACTTATCGCTACTTTCTTTGCTAAGGAGGAGAACTTTGATCGATCTGCTCCGAGATCCCATGTAAGTGATGATATCAAGGAAGCGAGAAGTAATCGCGCATTTATGACTTTGCTATTGTTGGCGGGGATTAGCACCTTTTCAGTTATGATTCTGGAGCCGCTTATTCCGATACATTTGCTAGACATGGGAATCGCCAAAAGCAGAGCCTCGCTTAGCTCAGGAATTGTATTCTCTGCTGTGGGTATTGCTACTGTGCTAATGGCTCCGCAGTGGGGTAGAATCGGAAGCCGTAAGGGCTTTGGAATGATCTTGTTCATTGGTTTAATTGGTGGAGGTATCGGTAATATTCTGCAGTTCTTTGTTACAGGTTATGTGGAATTCGCCGTTCTTCGTTTTGCTTATGGCTTGTTTTATGCCGGTGTACTTCCATCTGTAAATGCAATGATTGTACAAGTGATTGAGCCCGGATTTCGTGGACGTGCTTTTGGTCTCAATCAAGCGGCATCTCAACTCGCGACAATGGCCGGGCCTATTATAGGCGGCTTACTTGGGGCATTTATCCAGATTCGTTGGGTGTTTGTAATCAATGGGGTGATGCTGCTTGTAGCAGCGGTATTGGTGAAGACCCGCAAGCTGGATGCACAAATCGCAGCAGCACGTTCAGCAGAATAACCATAGTGCTTCAATAGTAACCCTTACTGAGGTCAGCACTTGTATTGAAAAACAAATAAAGCCGCCGGATTCTAGCCCGGCGGCTTTATTTATTCTAATCTCCATGTGATCCGTTTAAGACGTCTGTTCCGGGCATGCCATCCACTGGCGGTGAAGCAGGATCGATGATGGATCCAGGATACACCTCATCTGCATCGGGAATATCCTCCAGTGGCGGATCCTCCTCTTCCATCTCTAGTAGCTCCTCGTCCTCAGCATCATCCATATCCCTGCTTGTTAGTCCTGCCGTTTCAGCAGCCAGGAATGCATCGGATTCCAGTAAGTCATTTCTTTCGAGTGTTTCCTCAGGTTGGTTTAAACCAATATCCGCCGCCAAATATTTATCTCCAACCAACACGGGGTCGGCATCTTCATTGACAACATCATCTACATCAATATCTGCTTGTATATAACGCTCATATACAAAATCGGCTTCAGTTTTATTAGGTGTATCTTCCATAGCCGTTCACTCCCTCAGTAGGATAAGATTTGGACTTCTCTTATGTATCTTTACCCGAATGCCTATGATCGAATCGTTTTACAAATAATCAGGGAATTAACGCTGATAAATAACGTCTTTTTTCGAGAAAATTTACAAGAATAGGCAGGAATAGTGCGAACGTTGTCGAAATTAAGAATCATATATGATCATTTAAACAACTAATGAATTACTGAGGTGCTACGATGAAGTTGCCAAAACCAAAGATAGCGGCTACTTTGCTATTATTTCTATTGCTAACAGCAATAGTGCCTTACGGTGCGGCGATAGTGAGTGCTGGATCATCAGACTCTGCGCTGCCGGGTTGGGAAATTAGATTTGGAAATACTGAAG
This Paenibacillus sp. FSL R5-0345 DNA region includes the following protein-coding sequences:
- a CDS encoding peptidylprolyl isomerase, with product MVMLCLVMVIAAGCGNKPTNNNASSNNGSSSGAAGNNTSTETNSGANEGLPSATASHPIVTIEMDNGGIIKAELYPEVAPNTVNNFISLIQKGFYDGTIFHRVIPDFMIQGGDPDGTGMGGPGYSIAGEFSGNGFTNNLLHTEGVLSMARSQAPDSAGSQFFIMDAAYPSLDGSYAAFGKVTEGMDVVKAIVGLKTDSSDRPEEPPVMKKVTVDTLGVTYPEPQKVQ
- a CDS encoding MFS transporter, giving the protein MRFSWKRNLIVLWVGVFFCSTAYSISIPFLSIFLSDELGVTNHLEIWSGVSFGITFLASALISPYWGSLADKYGRKPMLIRSGFSLAALYLINYFVHDPYVFLIVRVLQGLLAGFVPAAIAMVATNTPEDKTGYALSIMSTAGATGSIIGPLIGGLVSFYTSNRVAFLFSAGIVLVSALIATFFAKEENFDRSAPRSHVSDDIKEARSNRAFMTLLLLAGISTFSVMILEPLIPIHLLDMGIAKSRASLSSGIVFSAVGIATVLMAPQWGRIGSRKGFGMILFIGLIGGGIGNILQFFVTGYVEFAVLRFAYGLFYAGVLPSVNAMIVQVIEPGFRGRAFGLNQAASQLATMAGPIIGGLLGAFIQIRWVFVINGVMLLVAAVLVKTRKLDAQIAAARSAE